One region of Streptococcus parasanguinis genomic DNA includes:
- a CDS encoding phosphatidate cytidylyltransferase: MTKDLQKRVIFGGIALLFFIPTVMVGGVFFQIVIGLIAMLGVHELLKMKGLETATFEGALAMLAAFVLTLPIEDYLPYLPADGNMIAYGLVVLILMGTTVLAQNYNYEDVVYPIASSFYVGLGFHSLVDARIAGIDKVLLALFIVWATDSGAYLVGSRFGKRKLMPAVSPNKTIEGSLGGILSAVAVTVIYMIVDRSVAGGHGFLAMIFFTILFSIAGQFGDLVESAIKRHFGVKDSGKFIPGHGGVLDRFDSLIFVFPLMHFLGLF, from the coding sequence ATGACGAAAGATTTACAAAAACGTGTGATTTTTGGAGGAATTGCCCTGCTCTTTTTCATTCCAACAGTAATGGTTGGAGGGGTGTTCTTCCAGATTGTGATTGGCTTGATCGCCATGCTAGGGGTTCATGAATTGCTCAAGATGAAGGGGCTTGAGACAGCGACCTTTGAAGGAGCGCTAGCCATGTTAGCGGCCTTTGTCCTGACGTTGCCGATCGAGGACTACCTCCCTTACCTTCCAGCAGATGGCAATATGATTGCTTATGGTTTGGTTGTCTTGATTCTCATGGGAACAACTGTTCTTGCTCAGAATTACAATTATGAAGATGTGGTCTATCCCATTGCGTCTAGCTTTTATGTTGGACTTGGTTTCCATTCCTTAGTAGATGCGCGAATTGCTGGTATTGATAAGGTTCTTTTAGCCCTCTTTATTGTTTGGGCGACAGATTCCGGTGCCTATTTAGTAGGAAGTCGGTTTGGGAAACGCAAGCTCATGCCTGCGGTTTCTCCTAATAAAACGATTGAAGGCAGTCTTGGGGGAATCTTGTCTGCAGTTGCGGTAACTGTGATCTATATGATCGTGGATCGTTCTGTGGCGGGTGGACATGGTTTTCTTGCTATGATCTTCTTTACCATCCTCTTTAGTATCGCAGGTCAGTTTGGAGATCTGGTAGAGAGTGCGATTAAACGCCACTTCGGTGTGAAAGATTCTGGGAAATTTATTCCAGGACATGGCGGTGTTCTAGACCGTTTTGATAGTTTGATTTTTGTCTTTCCCTTGATGCATTTCTTGGGCTTGTTCTAA
- the essA gene encoding type VII secretion protein EssA, which produces MKKMMYLLFVFSLIPVVAVSADDFIDNRLQVNNSRLETEQEKTLGGQLDATESLFNEKDQKKLADEKRKQEKQLTDSDGQLFSAIKGKKKTGPEADLFQPENQKLSKFESNVEDNSASLSDYIPALQMLAWSALLFGIAGYISYRIYRKEA; this is translated from the coding sequence ATGAAAAAAATGATGTATCTTCTCTTTGTCTTTAGTCTCATTCCAGTAGTTGCTGTTTCTGCAGATGATTTTATTGATAATCGTCTGCAGGTCAACAACTCACGTCTTGAGACAGAGCAGGAAAAGACACTTGGGGGCCAATTGGATGCGACTGAGTCTCTTTTCAATGAGAAGGATCAGAAAAAATTAGCAGATGAAAAACGCAAGCAAGAGAAACAATTGACCGATTCAGACGGCCAGTTGTTTTCTGCTATAAAGGGAAAGAAAAAAACGGGGCCTGAAGCGGACCTGTTCCAGCCTGAAAATCAAAAATTATCTAAATTCGAGTCCAATGTGGAGGACAATTCGGCCAGCTTGTCGGATTATATTCCAGCCTTGCAAATGCTGGCTTGGAGTGCTCTTCTCTTTGGGATTGCTGGCTATATTTCCTATCGAATCTATAGAAAAGAGGCCTAA
- the essB gene encoding type VII secretion protein EssB gives MKEEQFTLEEQVFRFEKEDTSWQLDLKRSEVDSQDLRNLWILDLHHPLFLEQSMTADQDQIHLTYQTDALGLSAEEIQALPVSDRLRLAINVLDLAPALELPVTFMLHPINLFVTKDAQVKIAYRGVPGMMVPRKWDQVEFLRQAKCYAVTLFGDWDFMELYQGTLELEDLPDFLVEIRDAASLEEMKALLEKAYQERKEEEEKTLTLVSSRQHRIFKLATVWLSAVVALLLLPLIYLVFFQAPFKEKLLQADTAFLKVDYTGVIDELEGVAPSSLPTTQKYELATSYLQGLNFSEDQKKVILNNVTLKSDSLYLHYWIYIGRHDFTQALDTAKRIDDSDLIIYALRKEIKATRDSEKLSGEQREKKLSELEGEYKKYWDARSKLLEAETDETKSSTSSSTTASSTEGSSTESSSSTTASSTESSDHKE, from the coding sequence GTGAAAGAAGAACAATTTACACTGGAAGAACAAGTCTTCCGTTTTGAAAAAGAAGACACGAGCTGGCAGCTGGACCTTAAGCGTTCAGAAGTGGATAGCCAGGATTTACGCAATTTATGGATTTTGGATCTCCATCATCCCTTGTTTTTAGAGCAAAGTATGACAGCGGATCAAGACCAGATTCATCTGACCTATCAGACAGATGCTCTGGGCTTGAGTGCAGAAGAAATCCAGGCATTACCGGTTTCAGACCGTCTGCGTCTAGCTATCAATGTCTTGGATTTGGCGCCAGCCTTGGAGCTTCCAGTGACCTTTATGTTGCATCCCATCAATTTGTTTGTGACCAAGGATGCGCAAGTCAAGATCGCTTACCGCGGGGTTCCGGGAATGATGGTGCCACGCAAGTGGGATCAGGTTGAGTTCTTGCGTCAGGCCAAGTGCTATGCGGTCACTCTTTTTGGGGACTGGGATTTCATGGAGCTCTATCAAGGCACGCTTGAATTAGAAGATCTGCCAGATTTCTTGGTGGAAATCCGTGATGCCGCTAGCTTAGAAGAGATGAAAGCTCTCTTAGAGAAAGCCTACCAAGAACGCAAGGAAGAGGAAGAAAAAACCTTGACCTTGGTTTCAAGCCGTCAACACCGAATCTTTAAGTTGGCAACAGTATGGCTTTCAGCTGTAGTGGCCCTCTTACTCTTGCCTTTGATTTATTTGGTCTTTTTCCAAGCACCCTTTAAAGAAAAGTTGCTTCAAGCGGATACAGCTTTTCTTAAAGTAGACTACACCGGTGTGATCGATGAGTTGGAAGGAGTAGCTCCAAGCAGTCTTCCAACGACACAGAAATATGAGTTGGCAACGTCTTATTTGCAAGGCTTGAATTTCTCAGAGGATCAAAAGAAGGTCATCCTCAATAACGTCACGCTCAAGTCAGATAGCCTCTATCTCCACTACTGGATCTATATCGGACGTCATGACTTTACCCAAGCGCTGGATACAGCCAAGCGGATCGACGATTCAGACTTGATTATCTATGCCCTTCGTAAAGAAATCAAGGCGACACGTGATAGCGAAAAACTCTCTGGTGAACAGCGCGAGAAGAAACTCTCTGAGCTTGAGGGCGAATACAAGAAATACTGGGATGCCCGCTCTAAACTCTTGGAAGCAGAGACAGATGAAACCAAATCTTCCACTAGCAGCTCAACAACAGCTTCATCTACAGAAGGCTCCTCAACAGAAAGTTCGTCTTCTACAACTGCAAGCTCGACTGAGTCTAGCGACCACAAGGAGTAG
- a CDS encoding proline--tRNA ligase, with protein MKQSKMLIPTLREMPSDAQVISHALMLRAGYVRQVSAGVYSYLPLANRVIEKAKGIMRQEFEKIGAVEMLAPALLSADLWRESGRYETYGEDLYKLKNREGSDFILGPTHEETFTAIVRDSVKSYKQLPLNLYQIQPKYRDEKRPRNGLLRTREFIMKDGYSFHANYDSLDVTYDEYKAAYERIFTRSGIDYKAIIGDGGAMGGKDSQEFMAVTPARTDLDRWVVLDKSVASFDEIPAEVQEEIKAELLKWMVSGEDTIAYSSESTYAANLEMATNEYKPSNRVVAEEEVKRVETPGVKSIDEVAAFLNVPEEATIKTLVYIADEEPVVALLVGNDQLNEVKLKNHLGADFFEPATEVEVKELLGADFGSLGPVDLPENVKIIADRKVQDSRNAVVGANETGYHLIGVNPGRDFTAEYVDIREVREGEISPDGKGVLNFARGIEIGHIFKLGTRYSASMGADVLDENGRAVPIIMGCYGIGVSRLLSAVMEQHARLFVNKTPKGEYRYAWGINFPKELAPFDVHLIPVNVKDEASLALTNRIEEALVNKGYEVLVDDRNERAGVKFSDSDLIGLPIRVTVGKKAAEGIVEVKIKATGDTIEVHADNLLETLSILNK; from the coding sequence ATGAAACAAAGTAAAATGTTGATTCCAACGCTTCGCGAAATGCCAAGCGATGCCCAAGTCATTAGCCATGCTTTGATGTTGCGTGCAGGATATGTTCGCCAAGTATCAGCTGGTGTCTATTCTTATCTGCCATTAGCAAATCGAGTGATTGAAAAAGCAAAAGGCATCATGCGCCAAGAATTCGAAAAAATTGGAGCAGTAGAAATGCTTGCTCCAGCCCTTTTGAGTGCGGATCTCTGGCGTGAATCTGGTCGTTACGAAACTTACGGGGAAGACCTCTATAAGTTGAAAAACCGTGAAGGCTCTGACTTTATCTTAGGTCCAACTCACGAAGAAACCTTTACCGCTATTGTGCGCGACTCAGTAAAATCTTACAAACAATTGCCGTTGAATCTCTACCAAATTCAACCAAAATACCGCGATGAAAAACGCCCACGGAACGGTCTTCTTCGGACCCGTGAGTTCATTATGAAAGATGGTTATAGCTTCCATGCGAACTACGATAGCTTGGATGTCACTTATGATGAATACAAGGCAGCTTATGAGCGGATCTTCACACGCAGTGGCATCGACTACAAAGCCATCATCGGTGATGGTGGTGCCATGGGCGGAAAAGATAGCCAAGAGTTTATGGCTGTTACACCTGCTCGTACAGACTTGGATCGTTGGGTTGTTTTAGACAAATCAGTGGCTTCCTTTGATGAGATCCCAGCAGAAGTCCAAGAAGAAATCAAAGCAGAATTGCTCAAATGGATGGTTTCTGGGGAAGATACCATTGCCTATTCAAGTGAATCAACCTATGCTGCCAACTTGGAAATGGCTACCAATGAATACAAACCAAGCAACCGTGTTGTAGCGGAAGAAGAAGTAAAACGCGTAGAAACGCCAGGTGTCAAATCCATTGATGAAGTGGCAGCCTTCTTGAATGTTCCAGAAGAAGCGACTATCAAGACTTTGGTTTACATTGCAGATGAAGAGCCAGTTGTTGCCCTTCTTGTAGGCAATGATCAGCTCAATGAAGTGAAGTTGAAAAACCACCTCGGCGCAGATTTCTTTGAACCTGCAACCGAAGTGGAAGTGAAAGAATTATTAGGAGCTGATTTTGGCTCTCTCGGTCCAGTTGATCTTCCTGAAAATGTTAAGATTATCGCAGACCGCAAGGTACAAGACAGCCGTAATGCAGTAGTCGGTGCCAATGAAACAGGCTACCACTTGATTGGTGTCAACCCAGGACGTGACTTTACTGCAGAATACGTGGATATTCGTGAAGTTCGTGAAGGCGAAATCTCACCAGATGGGAAAGGGGTCTTGAACTTTGCACGTGGGATCGAAATCGGTCACATTTTCAAACTCGGCACACGCTACTCAGCTAGCATGGGAGCAGATGTCTTGGACGAAAACGGTCGTGCAGTTCCAATCATCATGGGCTGCTACGGAATCGGTGTCAGCCGTCTTCTTTCAGCTGTTATGGAGCAACATGCACGCCTCTTTGTCAATAAGACTCCAAAAGGGGAATACCGTTACGCTTGGGGAATTAACTTCCCTAAAGAATTGGCGCCATTTGATGTGCATTTGATTCCAGTCAATGTCAAGGATGAAGCAAGTCTTGCTTTGACCAATAGGATTGAAGAAGCCTTGGTTAATAAAGGTTACGAAGTCTTGGTGGATGACCGAAATGAGCGAGCTGGTGTCAAATTCAGCGATAGTGATTTGATTGGGCTTCCAATTCGTGTCACAGTTGGTAAAAAAGCAGCAGAAGGTATCGTAGAAGTGAAAATCAAAGCAACAGGAGATACCATCGAAGTTCATGCGGACAATCTCCTTGAAACCCTTTCAATCTTGAACAAATAA
- a CDS encoding EsaB/YukD family protein translates to MDQHINVTFRMNGASHDLRIPTRMEVRRLIRELDQIFGSAMEPRSKYQLRVVNKGILLDEGKVVQEYPITSGDLIEIEEW, encoded by the coding sequence ATGGACCAACATATCAATGTCACCTTCCGTATGAATGGTGCAAGCCATGACCTCCGAATCCCAACGCGGATGGAGGTGCGACGCTTGATTCGGGAATTGGATCAGATCTTTGGGTCTGCCATGGAGCCTAGAAGCAAGTATCAGTTGCGCGTGGTAAATAAAGGCATCTTGCTAGATGAAGGCAAGGTGGTACAAGAGTATCCGATCACGAGTGGTGATCTGATCGAGATTGAGGAGTGGTAA
- the esaA gene encoding type VII secretion protein EsaA — protein sequence MEVKNKKWLKYIGQSAVVLLLMGSVVGLYTTVQKDQKQNEAKTVQTTENTKLNIAVVNEDKAVKLNDKEYNLGASYVKNIERDNSQNWSVLPRGAAESGLADGKYQLMIVIPSDFSEKVLEVNAVNAEKTTVTYKVNAAGNSQVENEANKVAKDIVSDLNSQLVDMYMVSILSNLYTAQKNVETSNKIQSTNIGSYRSNLLDSALDSKNIFPSLYSLSTSSVESNNALKTVLESYTQAFDQLTQSQDQYGQNFDTLIKQRSEDKISHEEFMNQLMSMNQSVVSEKTQELYKNLQQNQEAITKQLSQPTETEGDASGTKTYAGLTKDVNDRVADLEKGIKAERDKLDEHEKNIESSVKTKILDYYGLKEGDKVTLRTLLGKPKIETISKARDKADDDIRQAIEKLPSLDPASLNLNKYGNLNAAINFDSAFAGTKAQAKGNADELKRLAAEVDAKSTVVADVLNAKSGKQKVSIQVPAGVKVDTWTYDGHTYAGSGEQEVELKDGKQIQIHLAEDGGTMPSTIDVEVLVNGVSSTSVTVSAEDLKTAVANYASKASEIALDYQRAGALIDAYYPEDEKGDRHSLYDPIEDMDLTNALVDIVKAAVSSNMKDYRKSIETDESGDATKSVKAQLDGTLQQLQDLGPQLQANLQAIENTNKDLTQNINDQLTQYAELQKRLEEISKSQETVTQAQTKTDADLSALGSEYTSLLSSTEGVKSSSRSNVEAANSTNEIFSQLNKELEKAQGNTEKLSSNAESLMGEFDKELSENGNFVEAFRKVFNNAYENGVPNEVLLDFLSNPVAEKSSSVKATINVYRPFIWIFMLEVLSLFTAYLFATQPIIRKVKDRFKLDRLQESDLLSVGVLVGLSLILGLVIGMISSIQLSVGREYVPSWVFLAVLASFVLVQLQYLLLKHFRVIGMGLAFFMLISYVYLSSAIGTTATLSGLPALVKNVNLLSILEGQFAGYFDGQTAGIGVFFGLLVFFGLLAVANIFIPKKFTQTKEIESSL from the coding sequence ATGGAAGTTAAAAATAAAAAATGGTTAAAATACATCGGTCAGAGTGCAGTTGTGCTCCTTTTGATGGGATCTGTAGTGGGTCTTTATACGACGGTTCAAAAGGACCAAAAGCAAAACGAAGCCAAGACCGTACAAACGACAGAAAACACCAAGCTTAATATTGCGGTTGTCAATGAAGACAAAGCGGTCAAACTGAATGATAAAGAATACAACCTTGGGGCTAGCTATGTAAAGAATATCGAACGGGATAATTCGCAAAACTGGTCTGTACTCCCTCGTGGAGCCGCTGAGTCAGGGCTTGCAGATGGCAAGTACCAGTTGATGATTGTCATTCCAAGTGACTTCTCAGAGAAGGTCTTGGAAGTGAATGCGGTTAATGCAGAGAAGACCACGGTGACGTATAAGGTCAATGCGGCTGGAAATTCTCAGGTTGAAAACGAGGCCAATAAAGTCGCTAAAGATATCGTTTCAGACTTGAATAGCCAGTTGGTTGATATGTATATGGTCAGCATTTTGAGCAACCTTTATACAGCTCAGAAGAACGTGGAAACAAGTAACAAAATTCAATCTACCAACATTGGTTCATACCGAAGCAACTTGCTGGATTCGGCTTTAGATTCGAAGAATATCTTTCCAAGTCTCTATAGCTTGTCTACGTCTTCTGTCGAGTCGAACAATGCTTTGAAGACAGTCCTTGAGTCTTATACACAGGCTTTTGATCAATTGACCCAATCTCAGGATCAGTACGGTCAAAACTTCGACACATTGATCAAACAACGCTCTGAGGACAAGATCAGCCATGAAGAGTTCATGAACCAGCTGATGTCTATGAACCAGTCTGTTGTCAGTGAAAAGACCCAAGAGTTGTATAAGAATCTACAACAAAACCAAGAAGCAATTACCAAACAATTGAGTCAACCAACTGAAACAGAAGGAGATGCTTCAGGTACCAAGACTTATGCAGGCTTGACAAAAGATGTGAATGATCGTGTGGCAGACCTCGAAAAAGGGATCAAGGCAGAACGCGACAAATTAGATGAGCACGAAAAGAACATCGAGTCTTCTGTAAAAACGAAGATCCTTGACTACTATGGTCTAAAAGAAGGAGACAAAGTCACTCTTCGTACCTTGCTTGGAAAACCAAAAATCGAAACTATCAGCAAGGCTCGAGATAAAGCGGATGATGACATTCGTCAAGCGATTGAAAAACTTCCGTCTTTAGACCCTGCTAGTCTTAATCTGAATAAGTATGGGAATCTCAACGCAGCGATTAATTTTGATAGTGCTTTTGCTGGAACGAAGGCGCAAGCAAAAGGGAATGCCGATGAATTAAAACGATTGGCTGCAGAAGTGGATGCCAAATCAACGGTAGTTGCGGATGTCCTCAATGCTAAATCTGGAAAACAGAAGGTTAGCATCCAAGTGCCAGCAGGAGTCAAGGTTGATACTTGGACCTATGATGGACATACTTATGCAGGTAGCGGCGAGCAGGAAGTCGAACTGAAAGATGGCAAACAAATTCAAATTCACCTCGCTGAAGATGGGGGAACTATGCCAAGCACGATTGATGTTGAAGTTCTTGTGAATGGAGTTTCTTCAACCAGTGTGACCGTATCTGCAGAAGATTTGAAAACAGCTGTCGCCAACTATGCATCGAAAGCTAGTGAAATCGCCTTGGATTATCAACGCGCAGGAGCATTGATCGATGCCTACTATCCAGAAGATGAAAAGGGAGATCGTCATTCGCTCTATGATCCAATCGAAGATATGGATTTGACAAACGCTTTGGTCGACATCGTGAAGGCTGCTGTTTCAAGTAACATGAAGGACTACCGTAAGAGTATTGAAACGGATGAATCTGGGGATGCAACGAAGAGTGTGAAAGCCCAGTTAGATGGTACACTCCAACAGTTGCAAGACTTGGGACCACAATTGCAGGCCAATCTTCAAGCGATCGAAAACACCAACAAGGATCTAACCCAAAATATCAACGATCAATTGACGCAATATGCAGAGCTTCAAAAACGTTTAGAAGAGATCTCAAAATCACAAGAAACAGTGACACAGGCTCAAACCAAGACCGATGCAGATTTGTCAGCCCTTGGTTCTGAATACACGTCATTATTGAGCTCGACAGAAGGCGTTAAGAGCTCATCTCGTAGCAATGTAGAAGCTGCTAACTCTACCAATGAAATCTTTAGTCAATTGAACAAAGAATTGGAAAAAGCCCAAGGCAATACAGAGAAATTGTCTAGCAATGCGGAAAGTTTGATGGGTGAATTCGACAAGGAATTGTCTGAAAACGGGAACTTCGTCGAAGCCTTCCGTAAGGTCTTCAACAATGCCTATGAAAACGGAGTGCCGAATGAAGTCTTGCTTGACTTCTTGTCAAATCCAGTTGCAGAGAAATCGTCTTCTGTGAAAGCGACCATCAACGTCTACCGTCCATTTATCTGGATCTTTATGTTGGAAGTCTTGAGCCTCTTTACAGCTTATCTTTTTGCGACTCAGCCAATCATCCGTAAGGTTAAGGATCGTTTCAAATTGGATCGCTTGCAAGAATCAGATCTCTTGTCTGTCGGTGTCCTTGTGGGACTTTCTCTCATCCTTGGACTGGTGATCGGAATGATTTCAAGTATTCAACTCTCTGTTGGTCGTGAATATGTACCTTCATGGGTATTCTTAGCGGTTCTAGCAAGCTTTGTCTTGGTACAACTGCAATACCTTCTCTTGAAACACTTCCGTGTGATTGGAATGGGACTGGCCTTCTTCATGTTGATCAGCTATGTCTACCTATCAAGTGCGATCGGAACGACCGCGACCTTGTCAGGCCTTCCAGCACTGGTGAAAAATGTTAACCTCCTTTCTATTTTAGAAGGACAGTTTGCGGGTTACTTTGATGGACAAACAGCCGGTATCGGCGTCTTCTTCGGATTGTTGGTCTTCTTCGGACTTTTGGCGGTTGCCAATATCTTCATTCCAAAGAAGTTTACTCAAACAAAGGAAATTGAATCAAGCTTATGA
- the rseP gene encoding RIP metalloprotease RseP, translating into MQFIAFIVIFGVIVLVHEFGHFYFAKKSGILVREFSIGMGPKIFAHIGQDGTAYTIRILPLGGYVRMAGWGEDTTEIKTGTPVSLTLNEAGKVVRINLSGKNLDQTALPMNVTQFDFEDKLEITGLVLDETKTYDVDHDATIVEEDGTEVRIAPRDVQYQNASIWGRLITNFAGPMNNFILSIVVYSLLAFMRGGAIDYYSNNVQVAPDGALAKVGVKSNVQILQVNNDTVSNWDELTDAVEKATKDSKTAPELTLKVKTDGQEKEVKVKPTKSGNRYYLGVTNGLKTGFVDKLLSGFTDTWNTATRILGALKDIIFHFSLNKLGGPVAIYNASSQAAQLGIPAVLSLMAMLSINIGIFNLIPIPALDGGKILINLIEVVRRKPLKQEVETYMTLAGVAVMVILMIAVTWNDIMKLFLK; encoded by the coding sequence ATGCAGTTTATTGCCTTTATTGTTATTTTTGGAGTGATCGTTCTCGTTCACGAGTTTGGTCATTTCTATTTTGCAAAAAAATCGGGCATCCTGGTGCGAGAATTCTCGATCGGGATGGGTCCAAAGATCTTTGCCCATATTGGTCAAGATGGAACAGCCTATACGATTCGCATTCTACCTTTAGGTGGCTATGTTCGGATGGCTGGCTGGGGTGAGGATACAACTGAGATTAAAACCGGAACGCCTGTCAGCTTGACGCTAAATGAGGCTGGTAAGGTCGTCCGGATCAATCTTTCAGGAAAGAATCTGGATCAGACAGCCCTTCCCATGAATGTTACCCAGTTTGACTTTGAAGACAAACTGGAAATTACGGGCTTGGTTCTCGATGAGACTAAGACTTATGATGTCGATCATGATGCGACCATTGTTGAGGAAGATGGGACAGAAGTGCGGATTGCGCCGAGAGATGTTCAGTATCAGAATGCCAGCATTTGGGGACGGTTGATCACCAACTTTGCGGGTCCTATGAACAACTTTATCCTCAGTATTGTCGTCTACTCACTTCTAGCCTTTATGCGCGGTGGTGCGATTGACTACTACAGCAACAATGTTCAGGTGGCACCCGATGGGGCGCTGGCTAAGGTCGGTGTCAAAAGCAACGTTCAGATCCTTCAAGTTAACAACGATACCGTTAGCAACTGGGATGAGCTGACTGATGCTGTCGAGAAAGCAACCAAGGACAGCAAGACGGCTCCTGAATTGACCCTGAAAGTCAAAACAGACGGCCAAGAAAAAGAAGTTAAAGTAAAGCCAACCAAGTCAGGGAATCGTTACTATCTGGGTGTGACAAATGGCCTCAAGACAGGATTTGTGGATAAACTCTTGTCTGGTTTTACAGATACCTGGAATACAGCGACACGGATTTTGGGAGCTTTGAAAGATATCATTTTCCACTTTAGTCTCAATAAACTGGGTGGTCCGGTTGCCATCTACAATGCCAGCTCACAAGCTGCTCAATTAGGAATTCCAGCAGTCTTGTCTCTTATGGCCATGCTCTCTATTAATATTGGGATCTTCAATCTAATCCCGATTCCCGCTTTGGATGGAGGAAAAATCTTGATCAATTTGATCGAGGTCGTCCGGAGAAAGCCACTGAAACAAGAAGTAGAAACCTATATGACGCTTGCAGGTGTAGCTGTAATGGTTATTTTGATGATTGCTGTCACCTGGAATGATATTATGAAATTATTTTTGAAATAG
- a CDS encoding WXG100 family type VII secretion target, whose product MAQIKLTPEELRQSAQRYAQGSQEIDQILNTLTHEQQVIDANWDGSAFDSFEAQFNELSPKIKQFAQLLEDINAQLIKVADIVEQTDQDIAAQIH is encoded by the coding sequence ATGGCTCAAATTAAATTAACTCCAGAAGAACTACGTCAATCAGCACAACGCTATGCACAAGGTTCTCAAGAAATCGATCAAATCCTTAACACTTTGACTCATGAACAACAAGTCATCGACGCAAACTGGGATGGATCTGCATTTGATAGCTTTGAAGCACAATTCAACGAATTGTCTCCAAAAATCAAACAATTCGCTCAATTGTTGGAAGACATCAACGCTCAATTGATCAAAGTTGCTGATATCGTTGAACAAACTGACCAAGATATCGCTGCACAAATCCACTAA